GCTTGCTAGCACCTATCAAAGCAAAGCGTGGGCGATTGCTTTTAATAAAATCGCCATAAGTGCTATCGTAAATGACCCTGAGTTTAAAAATGGCGAATATGATGAAAATTTTATCAAAGAGAATGGATTAAATGGGCTAAGCTACGGTAGAATGGCAGGGCATATAAGCTTTTTAAGCCCTGATAGTATGGATACTAAATTCGGCCGTAACTATGTCCAAACAGATGGACTTTACGAACTTTTTGGACGTTTTGAAGTTGATCGCTATATGGATTATAATGGCTTTAATTTTCCAAAGCGATTTGACCCACTAAGCTATCTTTACATCGTAAAGATGATGAATATTTTTGATTGCACACGTCATTATGATAGTTTAAAAGACGCTTTAAGTCCGATAAAATCGCACCTTAGTCTTATTGCATTTAAGGGAGATTTGCTATTCCCACCTAGTTGTATGAGTGAAATTTATGATACATTTTGCGATATGGGACGATGTGAGCGGTGCGAATACATAGAGATAAATAGCAGTTACGGACACGATGCTTTTTTGGTTGAGATAGATAAATTTGAAATGTATGTAAAACGTGCTATTGAACGTGAGATAAAGGGATAAAATGGAAAATTCACAAACATTTGAAGATAAGATAAAACAGGCTAATGAAATTTTAGCAAATTTAAATAAAGATGAAGTAAGCCTTATGCATAGTGTTGAGCTACACAAACAGGGCAAACAGCTTTTAGCCGAGGCAAGAGAGATACTACAAAAGGCTGAGCTTAGCATACAAGAAGTGGATGATGAGTAAAATTTGTGCTTTGCAACTACCGACTTTACCATTGAGTGAGGCAAGGCTGGATTATTATCTAAAAATTTGTGCTGATGAGAGTGCAAAGCTCGTGGTACTAGGTGAATATGTGCTAAATAGCTTTTTTAAAGAGCTTGAGATGATGCCTAAAAATATGATAAAGGCACAAAGTGAGCAAAAAATTCAAAGCCTTGCAAATTTGGCGAAAAAATATGAGCTTACGATCATAGCACCTATCGTGAGCTTTCGTGGTGGTGATATGTTTAAGTCAGTGGCAAAATTTAGCCCAAGTCAGACTAGGCTTTATGACCAGCAGATTTTAATGCCTTACTCTCACTGGAACGAGAGCAAATTTTATGCAAATAAATTCGAGCGTGATCTAAACTTTGCTTTTTTTACTCATGAGCGGTTAAAAGTCGGTGTCCTTAGTGGCTTTGAGACACATTTTGACACGAGTTGGGTAACAATGAGTGCGAAAAAGGTAGATGTGGTTATCGTGCCTTGTGCGAATACATTTCAGACGCAAAGACGTTGGGAAGAGCTACTAAAAATGCGAGCTTTTACACATAATGTCTATGTCTTGCGTGTCAATCGTATAGGAACTTATAAACAAAAAGATACAGATGAGAACTGGAGTTTTTATGGCGATAGCTTTTTAGTTACACCATTTGGAGAGATCTCGCAAAGACTTGGCGAGGGCGAGGAGATGCTCGTGCTTGATATTGATAAAAGACAGGTGAGTGCAGCTAGAAAGCTTTGGGGGTTTGATAGCATAGTGGCTAAATTTGAGTAGAAAATGGCTAAAAATTTAGAGATAAAACGTTGCGAATGGTGTGAAAGAGATGATTTGTATCGTAGCTATCACGATAATGAGTGGGGGCAGGTGATACGTGATGAGCGAAAGTTATTTGAGTTTATTGTGCTTGAGAGTTTTCAAGCTGGGCTTAGTTGGTATATCGTGTTAAAAAAGCGAGAGAGCCTAAGAGTGGCATTTGATGGTTTTAAGCCAAGCGTGATTGCTAAGTATGATGAAGCTAAATTTGATGAAATTTTAAAATATGATGGTGCAATAAAAAATCGTGCAAAGATAGCTGCAACGAGTGCAAATGCAAAGGCATTTTTAGCTGTACAGAGTGAGTTTGGTAGCTTTTATGAGTATATTTGGGGCTTTGTTGGTGGTATTCAGATAAAAAATAACTGGAGAAATATTAAAGAAATTCCAGCTAAAACACCACTTAGTGAATATGTGGCAAAAGATATGAAAAAGCGTGGTTTTAAATTTTTCGGTGCGGTTAGTGCTTATTCGTTTTTACAAGCTATCGGTGTGATAGATGATCATCTAAGCTACTGTTATAAAAGGCAAAATTAGTTCTAAAAGATAAAAGACAGATATTGTAAATGTTTATAATTTGCTTTTGATACTCTATATCCAAGGCTAAGAGCTAACACATCAGCTAAGCGATAATAGCTTTTTGTAGTAAAAATATAAGCTATATAATACAAATAAATAGACACACTTTTATCCATTTAGTGAGTATAAAAGCATTGAGATAAGCAAAATGTAGATTAACTAGTATGGATTTTTACTGAGTTCAAGATGTATATAATTTAAAACTATTATTAATTTTGAATTTGAATAGAGAAAACTTAAAGATTAACTACAAAATCCTACTAATGCAATCAAATAATATTTAAAGCATTACCGGTGAGTAGTTATATTGCAGATATACAAGTGAAGCAAGTATGTTTAATATAGCACTTTTTAGTAAGAATGAAACAATTGCGTAAAAACTATATCAGTGTGGTCTTTTGGCTATACTGATCGTTTTTGTGTATCATTTATATTTGGCAACTATATGTGGTATGTGGTATAATATTAAGATAGTTAAATATGACGAGCGTCTTTTTTTGTTATCGGAAAAATTTACAAAGAGTTTGTAATATACGTAGGAGATTTAATTTGTATTGAAAAATATATTAAGAAGGTCAGATAAATGGCATTTACAATTGATGTAGATGAAGATAAATGGAGTAAGGAGATTTTAAAAACTCTCCTTATTGATAGAACAACAAATAGAAATATTATCTGGGGAACAGATGATTATGAGATATTAGGAAAAGAGTACTGCTCGCATTATCCTATCCTTTTTGATCTTATTAATGGCAATAATTCAAAGGTAATTCAACCTAGAATATTTAAGACTAAAGAAAATCAGGGCAATAGAACGAAAGAAAAAGCAGAGGTTTTTACTCCAAGTTGGGTCTGTAATGCTCAAAATAATTTAGTTGATAATGCATGGTTTGAAAAAGATTATGTCTTTAATATAGAAAAAGAGAAGTCTTGGGTTGCAACTACGAACAAAATAGAATTTCCAAATAAAAAAAATAAAACTTGGCAAAAATATGTTGATGATAGAAGGCTTGAGATTGCATGTGGGGAAGCACCATATTTAGTAAGCAGATATGATACAGTTACCGGAGAGCCTATAAAGCTGCATAAAAGAGTAGGTATATTAGACAGAAAAATGAGAGTTGTAAAAGAAAATACGACTACGGAGGCAGAATGGCTTAAATGGACAGAAAGAGCGTTTCAAAGTATTTATGGCTTTGAATTTCAAGGAGATAGTTTGCTTATAGCAAGAGAAAATTTGCTTATTTCTTATTGTGATTATATGGAAGATAGATTATATAGAGAGCCGACAGAAGAGGAACTTTTAAAAATAGCTAAGATAATTTCATGGAATCTATGGCA
This portion of the Campylobacter anatolicus genome encodes:
- the metX gene encoding homoserine O-acetyltransferase MetX translates to MLNLKTGKFKFSEPLYLESGRLLSSYELVYETYGELNADKSNVVVICHALTGSHHAAGRYENDGKAGWWDGLIGSGKAVDTDKYFVICVSILGSCYGSTSPLSIDISTGKQYRLKFPVLTISDVVKAQIRLFNELRIYRAKAVIGGSLGGMQALCFAIEFPNFAERIIMLASTYQSKAWAIAFNKIAISAIVNDPEFKNGEYDENFIKENGLNGLSYGRMAGHISFLSPDSMDTKFGRNYVQTDGLYELFGRFEVDRYMDYNGFNFPKRFDPLSYLYIVKMMNIFDCTRHYDSLKDALSPIKSHLSLIAFKGDLLFPPSCMSEIYDTFCDMGRCERCEYIEINSSYGHDAFLVEIDKFEMYVKRAIEREIKG
- the xseB gene encoding exodeoxyribonuclease VII small subunit, coding for MENSQTFEDKIKQANEILANLNKDEVSLMHSVELHKQGKQLLAEAREILQKAELSIQEVDDE
- a CDS encoding carbon-nitrogen hydrolase family protein; this encodes MSKICALQLPTLPLSEARLDYYLKICADESAKLVVLGEYVLNSFFKELEMMPKNMIKAQSEQKIQSLANLAKKYELTIIAPIVSFRGGDMFKSVAKFSPSQTRLYDQQILMPYSHWNESKFYANKFERDLNFAFFTHERLKVGVLSGFETHFDTSWVTMSAKKVDVVIVPCANTFQTQRRWEELLKMRAFTHNVYVLRVNRIGTYKQKDTDENWSFYGDSFLVTPFGEISQRLGEGEEMLVLDIDKRQVSAARKLWGFDSIVAKFE
- a CDS encoding DNA-3-methyladenine glycosylase I, translated to MAKNLEIKRCEWCERDDLYRSYHDNEWGQVIRDERKLFEFIVLESFQAGLSWYIVLKKRESLRVAFDGFKPSVIAKYDEAKFDEILKYDGAIKNRAKIAATSANAKAFLAVQSEFGSFYEYIWGFVGGIQIKNNWRNIKEIPAKTPLSEYVAKDMKKRGFKFFGAVSAYSFLQAIGVIDDHLSYCYKRQN